A window of Alkalicoccobacillus plakortidis contains these coding sequences:
- a CDS encoding MbtH family NRPS accessory protein produces the protein MNRQTLVLKNEKNEHSLWQAWMQVPAWVAGCF, from the coding sequence ATGAATAGACAAACACTTGTATTAAAAAATGAAAAAAACGAACACTCTCTTTGGCAAGCATGGATGCAGGTTCCAGCTTGGGTGGCAGGTTGTTTTTGA
- a CDS encoding SDR family oxidoreductase — MSKTIFITGAGTGLGKGTALGLAKEGHKVVAAVEILSQITSLREAATEAGVELKVIKLDITNKRDQALINEFDFDVFVANAAIGEGGPISEIPVDRVREIYETNVFSTLETAQIAAKKFVQKKAGKIVFLSSIVGVVAMPYLGAYSSTKHAIEAIAQTMRAELKEFNVQVATINPGPFETGFNDRMFEEKWKWYDASENFTPEQSIANQEEILDQQHDPEDMIAKMVEVIPADHHPFRTAYPQSTEDQMKEFEQGVWKDEV; from the coding sequence ATGTCTAAAACGATTTTTATTACAGGAGCTGGTACAGGTCTAGGAAAAGGTACTGCTCTTGGTCTTGCCAAAGAAGGACACAAAGTGGTTGCTGCTGTTGAGATTCTTTCACAAATTACAAGCTTAAGGGAAGCGGCTACAGAAGCTGGAGTAGAGCTTAAGGTAATTAAATTAGATATCACAAATAAAAGAGACCAGGCTTTGATTAATGAATTTGATTTTGATGTATTTGTGGCAAATGCTGCGATTGGTGAAGGTGGTCCTATTTCCGAAATTCCGGTGGATCGAGTTCGAGAGATTTATGAGACGAATGTATTCAGTACACTTGAAACGGCCCAGATTGCTGCGAAGAAATTCGTTCAGAAAAAAGCAGGAAAGATCGTTTTCTTAAGCTCTATTGTCGGGGTCGTCGCGATGCCTTATCTAGGTGCATATAGCTCTACTAAGCACGCGATTGAAGCTATCGCCCAAACCATGCGAGCAGAATTAAAAGAATTTAATGTGCAAGTAGCTACGATTAATCCAGGTCCTTTTGAAACTGGTTTTAATGATCGGATGTTTGAAGAGAAGTGGAAATGGTATGACGCTAGTGAGAATTTCACACCAGAGCAATCCATTGCTAATCAGGAAGAGATCCTAGATCAGCAGCATGATCCTGAGGACATGATCGCAAAGATGGTAGAAGTCATTCCTGCTGATCACCACCCTTTCCGTACAGCATATCCGCAAAGTACAGAAGATCAGATGAAAGAGTTTGAGCAAGGAGTTTGGAAGGACGAGGTATAA
- a CDS encoding alpha/beta hydrolase: MFKQTGAYQVPNTIVWESSDGNFPKRQIYISIPSVEAPSDGFPVLFVLDGNAWFGAITEFSRLQTRAPHGYPPTIIVGIGYETDEPFCRQSRFYDFTEKVDSSELGQLKQVQANQTGGVSSFLQFFENELIPSLEKAYPLHQTKRALFGHSLGGLCVLHTLIHKSSLFSTYIAGSPSIWWKEGYLKELVHSFKSLDVKDILIGVGENEKGHMVDDAEWMYEQIRGKDHIEAQYICIPDTGHMSVVPPFLNTALKFFLATGAESGRL, encoded by the coding sequence ATGTTTAAACAAACAGGTGCTTATCAAGTTCCCAATACAATTGTCTGGGAAAGTTCGGATGGGAATTTCCCTAAACGACAAATCTATATCTCCATTCCATCGGTTGAAGCACCAAGTGACGGCTTTCCCGTCTTATTTGTACTAGATGGCAATGCGTGGTTTGGCGCGATAACAGAATTTAGTCGTCTACAAACACGTGCTCCTCATGGGTATCCACCAACGATCATTGTTGGAATCGGTTATGAGACAGATGAACCATTTTGCAGGCAAAGTCGCTTTTATGATTTTACGGAGAAGGTGGATAGCTCTGAATTAGGTCAATTAAAGCAGGTGCAAGCGAATCAAACAGGAGGAGTCAGCTCATTTCTCCAATTTTTTGAGAACGAGCTGATCCCATCTCTTGAAAAAGCATACCCACTTCATCAGACCAAACGTGCGTTGTTTGGACATTCTCTAGGTGGTTTGTGTGTTTTGCATACACTCATCCATAAAAGTAGTCTGTTCTCCACATACATAGCAGGAAGCCCTTCAATTTGGTGGAAAGAAGGTTACCTAAAAGAGTTAGTCCATTCATTTAAGTCTTTAGACGTTAAAGATATTCTAATAGGCGTTGGAGAAAATGAAAAAGGACATATGGTTGATGATGCGGAGTGGATGTATGAACAAATAAGAGGTAAAGATCATATTGAAGCACAGTATATATGTATACCAGATACTGGCCATATGAGTGTGGTTCCACCTTTTTTAAATACGGCTCTAAAGTTCTTTTTGGCAACGGGTGCTGAGTCTGGAAGATTATAA
- a CDS encoding M42 family metallopeptidase, whose translation MQKLLEQLTGLHGPCGNEQPVSKWIRDYVTSLADEVRVDALGNVFATKKGAKPGPHVVITAHMDEVGFIAKKIENNGLIRFEKLGGNDDRLLLTQKVQLRTKKGFLTGVIGSISAHYAKFDDAGKVRNHRQLYIDIGARDKAHALELGVEEGTPITWKPNMEYLGNESTGRFVGKGFDDRAGCAVIIKLLEEFDGAEFAGTITAIFTVQEEVGLRGAQVAARQVEADVAIALDTTAVSDTPEETMDASLAIGAGTGIKVLDFSLISHPAVRDALIHIADEKNIAYQKEIFPGIGTDGGAISLANNGIPTGVLSIPSRYAHSPVEVIDLGDLLATKELLKEFIMSLKQGVQFLFIEE comes from the coding sequence ATGCAAAAATTGTTGGAGCAGCTCACAGGTTTACATGGTCCGTGCGGGAATGAGCAACCTGTTAGTAAATGGATAAGGGATTATGTAACATCACTTGCTGATGAGGTGCGAGTGGATGCATTAGGAAACGTCTTTGCGACAAAAAAAGGCGCAAAACCGGGTCCACATGTGGTGATCACTGCACATATGGATGAGGTTGGTTTCATTGCAAAGAAAATCGAGAACAATGGATTGATTCGCTTTGAAAAACTTGGAGGTAATGATGATCGCTTACTACTGACTCAAAAAGTTCAGCTCCGGACAAAAAAAGGCTTTTTAACTGGTGTGATTGGCAGTATTTCCGCTCATTATGCGAAGTTTGATGATGCCGGGAAGGTACGGAATCATCGTCAACTATACATAGACATTGGTGCTCGAGATAAGGCACATGCGCTTGAATTAGGAGTAGAGGAAGGTACTCCGATTACCTGGAAGCCGAACATGGAGTACCTGGGTAATGAATCGACAGGACGGTTTGTCGGAAAAGGGTTTGATGATCGAGCAGGGTGTGCGGTCATTATCAAGCTGTTAGAGGAGTTTGATGGCGCTGAATTTGCTGGCACAATTACGGCTATTTTTACCGTACAGGAAGAGGTCGGTTTGCGAGGTGCTCAAGTCGCGGCACGTCAGGTTGAGGCTGATGTTGCGATTGCGCTTGATACAACAGCCGTCAGTGATACACCTGAGGAAACAATGGATGCATCACTTGCTATAGGCGCAGGTACAGGTATTAAGGTACTCGACTTCAGTTTGATCTCCCACCCAGCTGTAAGAGATGCACTGATACATATAGCTGATGAGAAAAACATCGCTTATCAAAAGGAGATTTTTCCGGGAATCGGGACGGATGGAGGCGCAATAAGCCTAGCAAACAATGGCATACCTACAGGCGTACTTTCCATCCCATCACGTTACGCCCATTCACCTGTGGAAGTTATTGATCTGGGTGATTTATTAGCGACAAAAGAGTTGCTAAAAGAATTTATCATGTCGCTTAAGCAGGGTGTACAATTTTTATTTATTGAGGAATAG
- a CDS encoding alpha/beta fold hydrolase, protein MKKHYQDQAFDYAKHEAPPRTPQEQVLCELFAEVLDQPQVGIHDHFFDLGGHSLIAVELIKRLNKQFGVSLSLAVLFEEPTVAGLSDKLNTKGTSHALDVLLPLRKNGSDQPLFCIHPAGGLSWCYAGLLSQINGEVPIYGLQARGIGREEKMPSTITEMAKDYIRQLKSIQSSGPYRLLGWSLGGNVIQEMAILLAAEGEDVSDLFILDAHPRQFYQAEGTPTEEESLIGLLALAGFDPSGFRVHRHTNYGRCYHHIDSRG, encoded by the coding sequence ATGAAAAAGCATTACCAGGACCAAGCGTTTGACTATGCGAAACATGAAGCGCCTCCACGAACTCCTCAAGAGCAGGTTTTGTGTGAGCTATTTGCCGAAGTCCTAGATCAACCGCAAGTAGGTATTCATGATCATTTCTTTGATCTAGGAGGACATTCTCTTATCGCAGTCGAGTTAATCAAACGTTTAAATAAACAATTTGGTGTGTCACTAAGCCTTGCCGTATTGTTTGAAGAGCCAACGGTTGCTGGTTTATCAGACAAGCTCAATACCAAAGGCACAAGTCATGCACTAGATGTGCTGTTGCCATTGCGGAAAAATGGAAGTGATCAACCGCTGTTTTGTATCCATCCGGCTGGAGGATTGAGTTGGTGCTACGCGGGATTATTAAGCCAAATTAATGGGGAAGTGCCAATCTATGGTCTTCAAGCTCGAGGCATCGGTCGTGAGGAGAAGATGCCTAGTACGATTACTGAAATGGCCAAAGACTACATCCGACAATTAAAATCTATTCAGTCATCAGGTCCATATCGACTATTAGGCTGGTCCTTAGGTGGGAATGTCATTCAAGAGATGGCGATTCTTCTTGCCGCGGAAGGAGAAGACGTTTCTGATCTCTTTATTCTGGATGCTCATCCAAGGCAATTCTATCAAGCAGAGGGAACTCCAACTGAAGAAGAGTCATTAATCGGGTTACTGGCTTTAGCAGGTTTTGACCCAAGCGGATTTCGAGTCCATCGACACACTAACTATGGACGATGTTATCACCATATTGACTCAAGAGGGTAG
- a CDS encoding AraC family transcriptional regulator, whose protein sequence is MLDWKMATVRLKEVKTCAGTWPKGPSYADHYMLIVIYSGNAKMTYGLNERELTPDHFFVINAGESYEITSVEAGVEGALFYFQLYEEIDSSTLVANVEYQFKKTSGKVELDWSHILTIDDTDIFEQQLIFQRALYTCINQGSLTSLDKVKQIKTWMEEHPCNRHRLGELAKLSKVTSTYLSTEFKKETGKSINQFSTKVKIAEAKKLLRTTPLPLKEISAHVGYDDEFYFSRKFKKETGKAPSFYREIHRLKVAAYDKDVLGDLLALHCVPYAAPMHPKWTKAYFEQYQHDVPVHLSAYRADLDWRANLKQIQYVQPNLVIAKKQVSEEQQHLLKQIDSEVLLLDSSKTWRHQLLTIANEIRGEQEATHFLKQYDDVVEECRELIADKKVQPPTIICIKGQSIFLYANKGIQDLFEDVGFQKTMPNAEINLTQLAEKEPSQLWVLHLHDHQTESFYEELRADEIWLGMSAIRNNQVISLPSDLWFEYSATAQYKKLLFLKKQLLSMVE, encoded by the coding sequence ATGCTAGATTGGAAAATGGCAACTGTTCGCTTAAAAGAGGTCAAGACATGTGCTGGAACGTGGCCAAAGGGACCAAGTTATGCTGATCATTATATGTTAATTGTTATTTATAGCGGGAATGCCAAAATGACATATGGATTAAATGAACGTGAACTGACACCTGATCACTTTTTTGTGATCAATGCCGGTGAATCCTACGAAATCACATCAGTAGAGGCTGGAGTAGAAGGGGCGCTTTTTTATTTTCAATTATATGAGGAAATAGACAGCAGCACTTTAGTGGCAAATGTCGAGTATCAATTTAAAAAAACCTCTGGCAAGGTTGAGCTAGATTGGTCACACATCCTAACGATAGATGATACAGATATTTTCGAACAACAATTAATCTTCCAACGAGCTTTATATACGTGCATCAACCAAGGTAGTCTCACATCTTTAGACAAGGTCAAACAGATCAAGACATGGATGGAAGAGCATCCTTGCAATAGGCACCGGTTAGGTGAGCTAGCAAAGCTTTCAAAGGTAACATCTACGTATTTAAGTACAGAGTTTAAGAAAGAAACGGGGAAATCGATTAATCAATTTTCTACAAAAGTAAAAATAGCAGAGGCCAAGAAGTTGTTACGTACAACGCCCTTACCTCTAAAAGAAATTAGTGCTCACGTAGGCTACGACGATGAATTTTATTTTAGTAGGAAGTTTAAAAAAGAAACAGGTAAAGCGCCTAGCTTTTATCGAGAGATACATCGGTTAAAGGTAGCTGCTTATGATAAAGACGTATTGGGAGATTTACTCGCCCTGCACTGTGTACCATACGCAGCTCCTATGCATCCGAAATGGACAAAAGCCTATTTTGAACAATATCAACACGATGTACCGGTTCATTTAAGTGCGTACCGGGCGGATCTAGATTGGAGAGCGAATCTCAAACAGATCCAGTATGTGCAACCAAATCTAGTGATTGCAAAAAAACAAGTTTCAGAGGAGCAGCAACACTTATTAAAACAAATAGATTCAGAGGTTCTATTACTTGATTCATCGAAAACTTGGCGTCATCAGCTACTGACTATTGCTAATGAAATCAGGGGTGAACAAGAGGCTACGCATTTCTTGAAGCAATATGATGATGTCGTGGAAGAATGTAGAGAACTAATAGCGGATAAAAAAGTTCAGCCACCTACAATTATTTGTATTAAAGGTCAGTCTATATTTCTGTATGCAAATAAGGGAATCCAAGACTTATTTGAGGATGTAGGCTTTCAAAAAACAATGCCAAATGCTGAGATAAACCTTACGCAGTTGGCTGAAAAAGAACCTTCACAACTTTGGGTTCTGCATCTGCATGATCATCAAACGGAATCATTTTATGAAGAATTACGTGCAGATGAGATTTGGCTTGGTATGTCAGCAATCAGGAACAATCAAGTGATTTCGTTACCCTCTGATTTGTGGTTTGAATATTCCGCTACAGCTCAATATAAAAAACTACTTTTCCTAAAAAAACAACTTCTGTCCATGGTGGAGTGA
- a CDS encoding thioesterase domain-containing protein — MTQEGSALASLDRDTINRMRQCYINAVQCLREHKPSIYHGKTVFFRSLQIPDWLSYVGPDIWNPFFTAGVEVYDVDCRHKDMCQPGPLREIAEVVSNKLTGENTI, encoded by the coding sequence TTGACTCAAGAGGGTAGTGCGTTAGCAAGCTTAGATCGAGACACAATCAATCGTATGAGACAATGCTATATCAATGCTGTTCAATGTTTACGTGAGCACAAGCCATCTATTTATCATGGGAAAACCGTTTTCTTCCGCTCACTGCAAATACCTGATTGGTTGTCTTATGTTGGACCAGACATTTGGAATCCTTTTTTCACAGCGGGTGTTGAGGTTTATGATGTAGATTGCCGGCATAAAGATATGTGCCAGCCTGGTCCTCTCCGGGAGATTGCAGAAGTTGTTTCAAATAAACTAACGGGAGAGAATACAATATGA
- a CDS encoding 4'-phosphopantetheinyl transferase family protein — MEKKFGQSCTFTQEQYGKPRIKDQDVHFNCSHSGDWVVCVFADEEIGIDIEQMKPIQTDLYTACFPECNHLNEQIFFPLWTVKEAYVKATGCGLYKELSTILIQEAQLESDCMTPIDLQKKHSFSCRRINLIKGYALAICGTKKDLESIEIIKETIESLTPH; from the coding sequence ATGGAAAAAAAGTTTGGGCAGTCCTGTACCTTTACTCAAGAACAGTACGGAAAACCAAGAATCAAAGATCAAGATGTTCATTTTAATTGTAGCCATTCTGGAGATTGGGTAGTGTGTGTATTTGCTGATGAAGAGATTGGAATTGATATCGAACAAATGAAACCCATTCAAACAGATCTCTACACTGCTTGTTTTCCGGAGTGTAATCATCTTAATGAACAAATCTTTTTCCCGTTGTGGACGGTAAAGGAAGCGTATGTAAAAGCAACAGGCTGTGGTCTGTACAAGGAGCTTTCTACCATTCTCATTCAAGAAGCACAGCTCGAATCAGATTGCATGACTCCAATAGATTTACAAAAGAAACATTCATTCTCTTGTAGGCGAATCAATCTCATTAAAGGTTATGCCCTAGCCATTTGTGGAACAAAAAAAGACTTGGAATCTATTGAGATCATTAAAGAGACCATTGAATCTCTTACACCTCATTAA
- a CDS encoding MDR family MFS transporter, translating into MNNQKKIICIVYVMAMFTVSLDTTIVNVALATISHDFSLKPEQTGMINISYLASLAFTMPAAGWLAQRYGAKVIFLFAFAGFTLASVWCGLSTNIVSLNLGRMAQGASGGLLTPVAMAILFRTFPPEERLKLSRALILPIALAPALGPIVGGFFVEYATWRLAFFINLPIGIVAILLALYYVKVDKGAKQSTFDYKGLLLAGPGLVLLMLALYLGQERGFSTSISLLLIIGLLCIAGLAKVEWNQPNPLLHVRLFTNPLYRSMTISMAACAGALLGLIYVFPLMYQQVFDATALESGLVLFPEALGLMLASQIMPYSFKRFGPKLVVQIGVCLTAIIYLLLAQISADTNPWVIRVLSFSVGVCLGHAVGAINMSAFATISKEQMGHATALFQVLSRVGSAVGVVLLSFMLALPNDLPMIGTGADVPYRMSLIAACLLLFVAFISAAKLTKENESILKEKMIQKQEAKRKTG; encoded by the coding sequence ATGAATAATCAAAAGAAAATCATTTGTATTGTCTATGTGATGGCAATGTTCACGGTATCCTTGGATACAACGATTGTGAATGTCGCGCTAGCTACGATTAGTCATGATTTTTCGTTGAAACCAGAGCAAACAGGAATGATCAATATCAGCTACCTAGCTAGTTTAGCCTTTACGATGCCGGCTGCAGGTTGGTTAGCTCAACGATACGGGGCAAAGGTGATTTTTCTTTTTGCATTTGCAGGTTTTACATTGGCATCCGTTTGGTGTGGTCTCTCTACCAACATTGTCTCACTAAATCTCGGCAGAATGGCACAGGGAGCATCAGGAGGATTGTTAACACCGGTGGCTATGGCTATTTTATTTAGAACATTCCCACCTGAAGAGCGCTTAAAATTATCTCGCGCACTCATTCTACCCATTGCACTAGCTCCGGCATTAGGACCAATCGTTGGAGGATTTTTTGTAGAATATGCAACGTGGAGATTAGCCTTTTTTATCAATTTGCCTATTGGAATTGTAGCTATCCTACTCGCGCTTTATTATGTGAAAGTCGATAAAGGAGCCAAGCAATCAACCTTTGATTATAAAGGGTTATTACTCGCAGGCCCTGGACTTGTCCTGCTTATGCTTGCTTTATATTTGGGACAGGAAAGAGGTTTTTCAACTTCTATCAGTCTACTCTTAATCATTGGACTATTATGTATAGCTGGACTCGCAAAAGTGGAGTGGAATCAACCGAATCCGCTGCTACATGTTCGGTTATTTACAAACCCATTGTATCGATCGATGACGATTAGTATGGCCGCTTGTGCTGGCGCGTTGCTAGGACTAATCTATGTATTCCCACTGATGTATCAGCAGGTATTTGATGCAACGGCACTTGAGTCGGGGCTTGTCTTATTCCCTGAGGCACTTGGTCTCATGCTTGCTTCACAGATCATGCCTTATTCTTTTAAGAGATTCGGACCAAAGCTGGTTGTACAAATAGGAGTGTGCCTAACAGCTATAATCTATTTGCTCTTGGCACAAATCAGTGCCGACACAAATCCATGGGTGATTCGAGTGCTCTCCTTCTCAGTAGGTGTGTGTTTAGGACATGCTGTGGGGGCTATTAATATGTCTGCATTTGCAACAATTAGCAAGGAACAAATGGGACACGCCACAGCACTGTTCCAAGTATTAAGTCGAGTAGGTTCTGCGGTAGGTGTTGTCCTGCTATCATTTATGCTAGCATTACCGAATGACCTTCCTATGATAGGCACAGGTGCTGATGTTCCATATCGTATGTCCTTAATAGCTGCTTGTTTACTCCTATTTGTTGCTTTCATTTCAGCTGCAAAATTAACAAAAGAAAATGAATCGATCTTAAAAGAAAAGATGATTCAAAAACAAGAAGCTAAAAGGAAAACCGGATGA
- a CDS encoding peptidoglycan-binding domain-containing protein, translating to MKKKWLAVVPALALVATPLHLQQAEAASENEVVQSAEIPPELKPILDVAPEHQPTLQQGSASIEVELVQVKLSHFGFDTNVDGLFGPNTSEQVRAFQSEHELAVDGIVGVNTWTELLHEERKDQFTVEYAIQLAEQELDNDDLVFSSNGELHEDSDGQTYYHLRAQSQDLIDGGGTGTVGFYNVYNNGDVVETDPK from the coding sequence ATGAAGAAGAAATGGTTAGCTGTAGTTCCCGCGCTTGCGTTGGTGGCCACTCCACTTCACCTTCAACAAGCAGAAGCAGCCTCGGAAAATGAAGTGGTTCAATCGGCAGAAATCCCGCCGGAGCTTAAGCCTATTTTAGATGTGGCACCCGAGCATCAGCCTACCTTACAGCAAGGTAGCGCTAGTATAGAGGTAGAGCTTGTTCAAGTGAAATTAAGCCACTTTGGATTTGATACGAATGTAGACGGTCTATTTGGTCCGAACACAAGTGAGCAGGTACGTGCATTCCAGTCAGAGCATGAATTAGCGGTGGATGGAATCGTTGGTGTAAATACGTGGACAGAATTACTTCATGAAGAAAGAAAAGATCAATTCACAGTGGAGTACGCGATTCAGTTAGCTGAACAGGAATTAGATAATGATGACCTAGTGTTTAGCAGTAACGGAGAGTTGCACGAAGACTCAGACGGTCAAACCTACTATCACCTTAGAGCGCAAAGCCAAGATCTAATTGATGGTGGTGGAACCGGTACAGTAGGATTCTACAATGTGTATAATAATGGTGATGTTGTTGAGACTGATCCGAAATAG
- a CDS encoding ABC transporter substrate-binding protein gives MKKALLHTSVLACVLMLAACGSQAEETEGTEQEGSASESESSGEQVVTYLGEDYTIPENVERIVVTGAMEAMEDSLVLDVEPIGVMTVGGSVPDMFAPITSNAEPIGEKTEPDVEKILSLDPDVILASTKFPPEVVEELEKVAPTIKISHIASDWEESLEFLGQLTGKEDLATESIASYYSELDEAKESIGDQLDDKTVLAVRVRNNDLYIYPSSIFVNSILYDDLDIAAPVVTEAAQAQELISIEQLAEINPDYLFIQDAAAENSGAETEIIDQLKQDPILDNVPALTEDQTYVNIIDPLSEGGPSWSRMAFLNEVTSLFEN, from the coding sequence ATGAAAAAAGCTTTATTACATACATCTGTATTGGCATGCGTCCTTATGTTGGCAGCGTGTGGATCTCAGGCAGAAGAAACGGAAGGAACGGAGCAAGAGGGATCGGCTAGTGAGAGTGAATCAAGTGGAGAGCAAGTAGTAACATATTTAGGAGAAGACTACACAATTCCTGAAAATGTAGAGCGAATTGTTGTCACAGGTGCGATGGAAGCAATGGAGGATTCTCTTGTCTTAGATGTTGAACCAATAGGTGTGATGACAGTGGGAGGCAGTGTGCCAGACATGTTTGCGCCGATTACTAGTAACGCTGAACCAATTGGTGAAAAAACAGAGCCAGATGTAGAAAAGATACTATCACTTGACCCGGATGTCATATTAGCTTCAACAAAGTTTCCGCCTGAAGTCGTGGAGGAGCTTGAAAAAGTAGCGCCAACAATTAAGATCTCTCATATTGCTTCAGATTGGGAGGAAAGCTTAGAGTTTTTGGGTCAGCTGACTGGTAAAGAGGACTTGGCAACAGAATCAATTGCGTCTTATTATTCCGAACTAGATGAAGCGAAAGAGAGTATCGGTGATCAATTAGATGATAAAACGGTTTTAGCCGTTCGCGTAAGAAATAACGATCTTTATATTTATCCAAGTTCCATTTTTGTTAATTCAATATTATACGATGACTTAGACATTGCTGCACCGGTGGTTACTGAAGCTGCGCAAGCTCAAGAGTTGATTTCGATTGAACAGCTTGCTGAGATTAATCCGGATTATTTGTTTATACAGGACGCTGCGGCTGAAAATTCAGGTGCAGAGACTGAAATCATTGATCAACTAAAGCAGGATCCAATCTTGGATAATGTACCAGCACTGACAGAGGATCAAACCTATGTAAACATCATTGATCCGCTGTCTGAAGGCGGGCCATCTTGGAGCCGGATGGCATTTTTAAATGAAGTGACCTCACTTTTTGAAAACTAG